A single window of Longimicrobiaceae bacterium DNA harbors:
- a CDS encoding HipA family kinase, whose translation MIEWITLLAEPKRVREPNGLVYSTAPREALATDGKTYIIKGPELPVVFAEHAGYSLAECLGLPVPEHALCSTPQGIVFASRKLPLRFAGDDMFATGSVVNPELLSFLSAFDVWIANEDRNVNNFVGDYEGRGTKLFAIDFEKAHALNGRMDLFSVTARPPREMMPREGLGARCKGQPFPTEMCDRIAQNTNTLDRIVDNWHSDLGLSRITWADRARSILTQRAQRISSLVQEAWR comes from the coding sequence ATGATTGAATGGATCACGCTCCTTGCTGAGCCTAAGAGGGTTAGAGAGCCAAACGGATTGGTCTACAGCACGGCACCTCGTGAGGCTCTCGCTACGGATGGGAAGACCTACATCATCAAGGGTCCGGAACTCCCGGTCGTGTTCGCCGAGCACGCCGGGTACTCGCTTGCTGAATGTTTGGGCCTGCCGGTTCCCGAGCACGCGTTGTGCTCTACTCCCCAAGGAATCGTGTTCGCCTCACGCAAGCTGCCGCTGCGCTTCGCAGGAGACGATATGTTCGCGACGGGTTCAGTTGTGAATCCAGAGCTCCTGTCGTTCCTCTCGGCGTTCGACGTGTGGATCGCAAACGAGGATCGCAACGTCAACAATTTCGTTGGTGATTATGAAGGGAGGGGAACAAAGCTCTTCGCGATTGATTTCGAGAAGGCGCACGCATTGAACGGACGTATGGATCTATTCAGCGTTACCGCTCGGCCGCCACGGGAGATGATGCCGCGAGAGGGTCTAGGGGCGCGCTGCAAGGGCCAGCCGTTTCCCACGGAGATGTGCGACCGGATTGCGCAGAATACAAACACGTTAGACCGGATTGTAGATAATTGGCACAGTGATCTTGGACTCTCACGTATCACATGGGCAGATCGGGCGCGGTCTATCCTGACGCAAAGAGCGCAGCGCATCAGCAGCCTCGTGCAGGAGGCGTGGCGATGA